One segment of Colius striatus isolate bColStr4 chromosome 23, bColStr4.1.hap1, whole genome shotgun sequence DNA contains the following:
- the ADAMTS15 gene encoding A disintegrin and metalloproteinase with thrombospondin motifs 15, whose protein sequence is MLPLLPLLLLGAPGLSLPSAGLPRADTEVVTPLRLEPDINGRSSFRRGPIEPPRGGQAVVFQLSAFGEDFYLHLSPDAHFIAPAFAAHYLGVSPGAARPLPALRHCFYSGDVNADRESFAALSLCGGLRGAFGYRGAEYVISPLSGGAAGGAHRLQRRSPGRPPGAAASRCAVGSALTPGVLQALDKYRGRGGGKGGRAKRFASVPRYVETLVVADESMVKFHGDDLQHYLLTLMATAARLYKHPSIRNPIQISVVKFLLIGQDDKGPKVTGNAALTLRNFCAWQKKWNKVSDKHPEYWDTAILFTKQDLCGATTCDTLGMADVGTMCDPKRSCSVIEDDGLPSAFTTAHELGHVFNMPHDNVKACEEVFGRLKTNHMMSPTLIQIDRANPWSACSAAIITDFLDSGHGDCLLDQPAKPIPLPEDLPGTSYSLNQQCELAFGVGSKPCPYMQYCAKLWCTGKARGQIVCQTRHFPWADGTGCGEGRFCLKGACVERHNVSKYRVDGGWAKWALYGPCSRTCGGGVQLAKRDCTDPLPANGGSYCEGIRVKYRSCNLEPCPAAVPGKSFREEQCEAFNGYSHSTNRLTASVSWVPKYSGVSPRDKCKLICRANGTGYFYVLAPKVVDGTPCSPDSTSVCVQGKCIKAGCDGKLGSKKKFDKCSVCGGDNKSCKKVSGLFTKPMHGYNFVVVIPAGASNIDIRQRGYKGLISDDNYLALKNGQGKYLLNGHFIVSAVERDLMVKGSVLRYSGTGTAVESLQAFKPIQEPLTLEVLSVGKMTPPRVRYSFYLPKESKEDKSSYKKESKTPPDLNNSVLSLSNRLDGGRPNYKRPSYKWAAGGWEACSVTCGDGLQKRSVACRDSYGQPAAECDAAQRPADVRLCGEPCPAWEAGPWSSCSKSCGRGFKRRALKCSVPTGRLLPRESCNYRRKPQELDFCTLRPC, encoded by the exons atgctgccgctgctgccgctgctgctgttGGGAGCCCCGGGGCTGAGCCTGCCCTCGGCGGGGCTTCCCCGGGCAGATACCGAGGTGGTCACCCCGCTCCGCCTGGAACCCGACATCAACGGGCGGTCTTCCTTCAGGCGGGGTCCCATCGAACCCCCCCGGGGAGGGCAAGCCGTGGTTTTCCAGCTCTCGGCTTTCGGGGAGGATTTCTACCTCCACCTCTCCCCCGACGCCCATTTCATCGCGCCCGCCTTCGCCGCCCACTACCTGGGGGTCTCTcccggcgccgcccgccccctccccgctctCCGCCACTGCTTTTACTCGGGGGATGTCAACGCCGACCGGGAATCTTTCGCCGCCCTCAGCCTTTGCGGGGGGCTCCGGGGGGCTTTCGGTTACCGTGGAGCCGAGTATGTCATCAGCCCGCTGTCGGGGGGCGCCGCGGGGGGAGCGCACCGCCTCCAGcgccgcagccccggccgccCCCCCGGGGCAGCAGCGTCCCGCTGCGCCGTGGGCTCCGCGCTCACCCCCGGGGTGCTGCAGGCGCTGGACAAGTACCGGGGACGCggaggggggaaagggggtCGGGCCAAGCGTTTCGCCTCGGTTCCCCGTTACGTGGAGACCTTGGTGGTGGCCGACGAGTCGATGGTGAAGTTCCACGGGGACGACCTCCAGCATTACTTGCTGACCCTGATGGCGACGGCAGCTCGTCTTTACAAGCACCCCAGCATCCGAAATCCCATCCAGATCTCCGTGGTGAAATTCCTCCTCATCGGGCAGGATGACAAAGGGCCCAAGGTGACGGGCAACGCCGCCCTCACCCTCCGCAACTTCTGCGCCTGGCAGAAGAAGTGGAACAAGGTCAGCGACAAGCACCCCGAGTACTGGGACACTGCCATCCTCTTCACGAAGCAG GACCTGTGTGGTGCCACCACCTGCGACACGCTGGGCATGGCAGACGTGGGCACCATGTGTGACCCCAAGCGCAGCTGCTCCGTCATCGAGGACGACGGGCTGCCCTCGGCCTTCACCACTGCCCACGAGCTGG GCCACGTCTTCAACATGCCCCACGACAACGTGAAGGCCTGTGAGGAGGTCTTTGGTCGCCTGAAGACCAACCACATGATGTCCCCCACCCTCATCCAGATCGACCGTGCCAACCCCTGGTCAGCCTGCAGCGCTGCCATCATCACCGACTTCCTGGACAGCGGCCACG GTGACTGCTTGCTGGACCAACCTGCCAAACCCATCCCTCTGCCTGAAGACCTGCCGGGGACCAGCTACAGCCTGAACCAGCAGTGTGAGCTGGCCTTTGGTGTGGGCTCCAAGCCCTGCCCCTACATGCAGTACTGTGCCAAGCTGTGGTGCACGGGCAAGGCCCGGGGCCAGATCGTCTGCCAGACCCGTCACTTCCCTTGGGCAGACGGCACCGGCTGCGGCGAGGGCAGGTTCTGCCTGAAAGGTGCCTGTGTTGAGAGGCACAATGTCAGCAAGTACAGG GTGGACGGCGGCTGGGCCAAGTGGGCTCTGTACGGGCCGTGCTCGCGGACGTGCGGCGGCGGCGTGCAGCTGGCCAAGCGCGACTGCACCGACCCCCTGCCCGCTAACGGCGGCTCCTACTGCGAGGGCATCCGCGTCAAGTACCGCTCCTGCAACCTGGAGCCCTGCCCCGCTGCAG TGCCAGGGAAGAGCTTCCGTGAGGAGCAGTGTGAAGCTTTCAATGGCTACAGCCACAGCACCAACCGCCTCACTGCCTCCGTCTCCTGGGTCCCCAAATACTCCGGCGTCTCGCCACGGGATAAGTGCAAACTCATCTGCCGGGCTAACGGCACCGGCTACTTCTACGTGCTGGCACCCAAG GTTGTGGATGGCACCCCGTGCTCCCCAGACTCCACCTCGGTCTGCGTCCAGGGCAAATGCATCAAGGCTGGCTGTGATGGGAAGCTGGGCTCCAAGAAGAAGTTTGACAAGTGCAGTGTCTGTGGAGGAGACAACAAGAGCTGCAAGAAGGTCTCAGGCTTGTTCACCAAACCCAT GCACGGCTACAACTTCGTGGTGGTCATCCCCGCGGGTGCCTCCAACATTGACATCAGGCAGAGGGGCTACAAAGGGCTGATCAGCGACGACAACTACCTGGCTCTGAAGAACGGGCAGGGCAAGTACCTGCTCAACGGCCACTTCATCGTCTCGGCCGTGGAGAGGGACCTGATGGTGAAGGGCAGCGTCCTGCGCTACAGCGGCACCGGGACGGCCGTCGAGAGCCTCCAAGCCTTCAAACCCATCCAGGAACCCCTGACTTTAGAGGTGCTGTCCGTGGGGAAGATGACCCCTCCGCGAGTACGCTACTCCTTCTACCTCCCCAAGGAGAGCAAAGAGGACAAATCCTCTTACAAGAAGGAAAGCAAGACCCCGCCGGACCTCAACAACAGCGTCCTCAGCCTTTCCAACCGCTTGGATGGCGGGAGGCCGAACTACAAACGTCCCTCTTACAAgtgggctgcagggggttgggaggCCTGTTCCGTTACCTGCGGTGACGGGCTCCAGAAGCGCTCCGTGGCCTGCCGAGACTCCTACGGGCAACCGGCCGCCGAGTGCGACGCGGCGCAGCGACCGGCCGACGTGCGGCTCTGCGGGGAGCCCTGCCCCGCCTGGGAAGCTGGACCTTGGTCTTCTTGTTCTAAAAGCTGTGGTCGGGGTTTTAAGAGGAGGGCGTTGAAGTGCTCGGTCCCGACCGGGCGCCTGTTGCCCCGGGAGAGTTGCAATTATCGGAGGAAGCCGCAGGAGTTGGATTTTTGCACCTTGAGGCCGTGCTGA